One [Clostridium] saccharolyticum WM1 DNA segment encodes these proteins:
- the cutD gene encoding choline TMA-lyase-activating enzyme, giving the protein MDHGTTGEIERKAFIFNVQKYNMYDGPGIRTLVFFKGCPLRCKWCSNPEGMVRKFQVMYKQNSCVSCGACADVCPVGIHVISKVTGKHEIQREKDCIGCMKCKNVCPNAALTIAGEVKTISELLKIVEEDAAFYDISGGGVTLGGGEVTAQPEAALNLLMACKKEGINTAIETCGYTNTETILRIGEYVDLFLFDIKHMDPVRHNELVGVNNEQILTNLKELLHRRFNVKVRMPMLKGINDSREEIDEVIKFLMPFRDYKNFKGIDLLPYHKLGVNKYNQLDMKYPIEGDPSLSMEDLDRIEGWMKDYQFPVTVVKH; this is encoded by the coding sequence ATGGACCATGGAACTACAGGAGAGATCGAACGGAAAGCGTTTATCTTTAACGTGCAGAAGTACAACATGTATGACGGGCCGGGAATCAGAACCCTGGTATTCTTTAAAGGCTGTCCCCTCCGGTGTAAATGGTGCTCCAATCCAGAAGGAATGGTACGGAAATTCCAGGTGATGTATAAGCAGAATTCCTGTGTAAGCTGCGGGGCGTGCGCCGATGTGTGCCCCGTAGGAATCCATGTGATATCCAAAGTGACGGGAAAACATGAAATCCAGCGGGAAAAGGACTGCATCGGATGCATGAAGTGCAAGAATGTCTGCCCCAATGCAGCGCTGACCATTGCCGGAGAAGTTAAGACCATTTCAGAACTGCTTAAAATTGTGGAAGAGGATGCTGCCTTTTATGACATTTCAGGCGGCGGCGTGACTCTTGGCGGGGGTGAAGTGACCGCCCAGCCGGAAGCAGCTTTAAATCTGTTAATGGCCTGCAAGAAAGAAGGAATCAATACAGCGATTGAGACCTGCGGTTATACCAATACGGAAACCATTTTAAGAATTGGGGAGTATGTGGACTTATTTCTGTTTGATATCAAGCATATGGACCCCGTCCGCCACAATGAACTGGTGGGCGTGAACAATGAGCAGATTCTTACCAACTTAAAGGAACTGCTTCACCGCCGTTTCAATGTGAAGGTCCGCATGCCTATGCTGAAGGGGATCAATGACAGCCGGGAAGAGATCGATGAGGTCATTAAATTCCTGATGCCCTTCCGTGATTATAAGAACTTTAAGGGAATTGACTTACTTCCGTACCATAAGCTGGGCGTGAACAAATACAATCAGCTTGATATGAAATACCCCATTGAAGGTGATCCAAGCTTAAGCATGGAGGATTTAGACCGGATTGAAGGGTGGATGAAGGATTATCAGTTCCCGGTCACTGTGGTGAAGCACTGA
- the cutC gene encoding choline trimethylamine-lyase, translating to MKEREIRLDIREFSNKFVEATKNMTPEERASLMKMFETVSDEINKKESSSQAAACCEGGTEVPEGITPRLQKLKDNYLTHKPSITTYRARAITKIAKENPGMPKIMLRAKCFRYCCETAPLVIQDNELIVGAPCGAPRAGAFSPDIAWRWMVDEIDTIGTRPQDPFYISEEDKKIMKEELFPYWAGKSVDEYCEDQYREAGVWELSGESFVSDCSYHAINGGGDSNPGYDVILMKKGMLDIQQEAKDHLKELDYENPDDIEKIYFYKSIIDTTEGVMIYAKRLSEYAAELAAKETNPKRKEELLKISEVNAYVPAHKPRTFWEAIQAVWTIESLLVVEENQTGMSIGRVDQYMYPFYKDDIESGRMNDYQAFELAGCMLIKMSEMMWITSEGGSKFFAGYQPFVNMCVGGVTRSGHDATNDLTYLLMDAVRHVKIYQPSLACRIHNKSPKKYMKKIVDVVRSGMGFPACHFDDAHIKMMLAKGVSIEDARDYCLMGCVEPQKSGRLYQWTSTAYTQWPICIELVLNHGAPLWYGKQVCPDMGDLSNFKTYEEFEAAVKEEIKYITKWTDVATVISQRVHRDLAPKPLMSIMYEGCMEKAKDVSAGGAMYNFGPGVVWSGLATYADSMAAIKKLVFEEKKYTLEQLNQALKADFVGYDQIRTDCLNAPKYGNDDDYADLIAADLVDFTEHEHRKYKTLYSVLSHGTLSISNNTPFGQMTGASANGRNAWLPLSDGISPTQGADFKGPTAIIKSVSKMSNDSMNIGMVHNFKIMAGLLDTPEGEESLITLLRTACMFGNGEMQFNYLDNDTLVEAQKHPELYRDLIVRVAGYSAFFVELCKDVQDEIISRTMLTHF from the coding sequence TTGAAAGAGAGGGAAATCAGATTGGATATTCGTGAATTTTCAAATAAATTTGTGGAAGCAACGAAGAACATGACACCGGAAGAAAGAGCTTCCCTGATGAAAATGTTTGAAACTGTTTCCGATGAAATCAACAAAAAAGAGTCTTCATCTCAGGCTGCAGCATGCTGTGAGGGAGGTACAGAGGTACCGGAAGGGATCACTCCAAGACTTCAGAAATTAAAAGATAATTACTTAACCCATAAGCCATCCATTACAACCTACCGCGCGCGGGCCATTACCAAGATCGCAAAAGAAAATCCTGGTATGCCTAAGATCATGCTTCGTGCAAAATGCTTCCGTTACTGCTGTGAAACAGCACCCCTGGTCATTCAGGACAACGAGCTTATCGTAGGCGCACCCTGCGGCGCTCCCCGTGCAGGTGCATTCTCCCCGGATATCGCCTGGAGATGGATGGTAGATGAAATCGATACCATCGGAACCCGTCCTCAGGATCCGTTCTATATTTCCGAAGAAGACAAGAAAATCATGAAAGAAGAGCTGTTCCCATACTGGGCAGGAAAATCGGTTGATGAATATTGTGAGGACCAGTACCGGGAAGCCGGGGTATGGGAATTATCCGGGGAATCCTTTGTATCTGACTGCTCCTACCATGCCATCAACGGCGGCGGTGACTCCAACCCGGGCTATGATGTGATTCTTATGAAGAAGGGCATGCTGGACATTCAGCAGGAAGCCAAGGATCATTTAAAAGAACTGGATTATGAGAATCCGGATGATATTGAAAAGATTTATTTTTACAAATCCATTATCGATACCACAGAAGGCGTTATGATCTATGCAAAAAGGCTTTCTGAGTATGCAGCGGAGCTTGCGGCAAAGGAAACCAATCCAAAGCGTAAGGAAGAGCTGTTAAAGATCTCAGAAGTAAATGCTTACGTTCCTGCTCACAAGCCCAGAACCTTCTGGGAAGCGATCCAGGCCGTATGGACCATTGAATCCCTCCTTGTAGTGGAAGAGAACCAGACCGGTATGTCCATCGGACGTGTGGATCAGTATATGTATCCATTCTACAAAGACGATATCGAATCCGGCCGGATGAATGATTACCAGGCATTTGAGCTTGCCGGCTGCATGCTGATCAAAATGTCTGAGATGATGTGGATCACCAGCGAAGGCGGTTCCAAATTCTTTGCAGGCTACCAGCCGTTCGTAAACATGTGCGTAGGCGGTGTGACCCGCAGCGGACATGATGCCACCAATGATTTAACTTACTTGCTTATGGATGCCGTCCGTCATGTAAAGATTTACCAGCCGTCTCTTGCATGCCGTATCCACAACAAGTCCCCGAAAAAGTACATGAAAAAGATCGTGGATGTGGTTCGTTCCGGTATGGGATTCCCGGCTTGCCATTTTGACGACGCCCACATCAAGATGATGCTTGCAAAAGGCGTATCCATTGAAGATGCACGTGATTACTGCCTCATGGGCTGCGTAGAGCCTCAGAAGTCCGGCCGACTGTATCAGTGGACCTCCACTGCTTATACCCAGTGGCCCATCTGCATCGAGCTTGTTTTAAACCACGGCGCTCCTTTATGGTATGGCAAGCAGGTTTGCCCGGATATGGGTGACTTAAGCAATTTCAAAACTTATGAAGAGTTTGAAGCTGCCGTAAAAGAAGAGATCAAATACATTACAAAGTGGACCGATGTTGCCACCGTAATTTCCCAGCGGGTTCACAGAGACTTAGCTCCAAAGCCGCTCATGTCCATTATGTACGAAGGCTGTATGGAAAAGGCAAAGGATGTATCTGCAGGCGGCGCCATGTACAACTTCGGACCTGGTGTGGTATGGTCTGGTCTTGCTACCTATGCAGACTCCATGGCAGCCATCAAGAAGCTTGTATTCGAAGAGAAAAAATATACACTGGAGCAGTTAAACCAGGCTTTAAAGGCTGACTTTGTGGGATATGACCAGATCCGCACCGATTGCCTCAATGCTCCGAAATACGGAAATGATGATGATTATGCAGATTTAATTGCTGCTGACCTGGTTGACTTTACAGAGCATGAACACAGGAAATATAAAACCTTATACTCTGTATTAAGCCATGGTACCTTATCCATTTCCAATAACACTCCATTCGGACAGATGACAGGCGCCTCTGCCAACGGCCGTAACGCATGGCTGCCTCTTTCCGACGGAATCAGCCCGACCCAGGGTGCAGATTTCAAGGGTCCTACTGCAATCATCAAGTCCGTATCCAAGATGTCCAATGACAGCATGAACATTGGTATGGTTCATAACTTTAAGATCATGGCAGGACTTTTAGATACTCCGGAAGGGGAAGAAAGCCTGATCACCCTCCTTCGTACGGCCTGTATGTTTGGAAACGGCGAGATGCAGTTTAACTATCTGGACAACGATACCTTAGTTGAGGCCCAGAAGCATCCGGAGCTGTACCGCGACTTAATCGTCCGTGTAGCCGGCTATAGTGCATTCTTTGTCGAGTTATGCAAGGATGTACAGGATGAGATCATAAGCAGAACCATGCTGACACATTTCTAA
- a CDS encoding aldehyde dehydrogenase family protein: MSFVDKDLLSIQEARILMEGAREARKTMLTFPQKTLDSITCTLAAAAKGMAEELAVMSAEETGYGRYQDKYVKNTFICNFLLKRLKDMRCIGILEEDSRSKTMKVGVPVGVIAALTPAVSPVSTAIYNVLLAVKSGNPIVIAPHERAAKVTGRLLERLMEEGKSCGLPEGAIGYLKTVTKAGTLELIRHPAAAMVVNTGVPELNREAAESGKPYIYGGTGNGPVFVERTADVRQAVEDIIASRTFDCGIVSGAEQYMVVDSLIAAEVKAEMLKNGAYFMNGEEEKKLMELLCLESGKADTEIMGRPAAELADRAGFSVPGTTTVLVSEQKYISEKNPFAKELLCPVLAYYIENDWMHACEKCMSLLVNESHGHTLVIHSRDEEVIRQFALKKPVGRVLVNTPATLGSMGATTNLFPAMTLGSITAGAGITADNVSPMNFIYIRNVGYGVRGAREFLGAAEKASGGYGKAPDPKGHCEDAKTLLKQILEVLSKELDDKC, encoded by the coding sequence ATGAGTTTTGTAGATAAAGACCTGCTCTCTATCCAGGAGGCAAGGATTTTAATGGAAGGTGCACGGGAAGCCAGAAAGACCATGCTTACCTTTCCACAGAAAACGCTTGATTCCATTACCTGCACCCTTGCGGCAGCGGCAAAGGGAATGGCAGAGGAGCTGGCAGTCATGTCCGCAGAAGAAACCGGATATGGACGTTACCAGGATAAGTACGTGAAAAACACCTTTATCTGCAATTTCCTGCTAAAACGGTTAAAGGATATGAGGTGCATCGGAATCCTGGAAGAAGACTCCCGGTCAAAGACCATGAAGGTGGGCGTTCCTGTGGGGGTGATTGCTGCCCTGACTCCGGCAGTCAGCCCGGTTTCCACCGCAATTTATAACGTGCTGCTTGCCGTCAAATCCGGCAATCCCATCGTGATCGCGCCTCATGAAAGGGCGGCGAAGGTAACTGGCAGGCTCCTTGAACGGCTTATGGAAGAAGGAAAATCCTGCGGTCTTCCGGAAGGAGCCATCGGATATTTAAAGACAGTGACAAAGGCAGGAACCCTGGAGCTGATCCGTCACCCGGCAGCCGCTATGGTGGTCAACACCGGAGTTCCTGAGCTGAACCGGGAGGCAGCAGAAAGCGGAAAACCTTATATTTACGGCGGTACAGGAAACGGACCGGTCTTTGTGGAACGGACTGCCGATGTAAGACAGGCAGTAGAGGATATCATTGCCAGCCGCACCTTTGATTGCGGAATCGTGTCTGGGGCCGAACAGTATATGGTAGTGGATAGCCTCATTGCAGCAGAAGTAAAAGCCGAGATGCTTAAGAACGGCGCCTATTTTATGAATGGGGAAGAGGAGAAAAAGCTGATGGAACTCCTCTGCCTGGAAAGCGGGAAGGCGGATACGGAGATTATGGGAAGACCGGCAGCAGAGCTTGCGGACCGGGCAGGATTTTCAGTGCCTGGGACAACGACTGTGCTGGTTTCTGAGCAGAAGTATATTTCTGAGAAGAATCCCTTTGCAAAAGAGCTTTTGTGTCCCGTTTTGGCTTATTACATCGAAAATGACTGGATGCACGCCTGTGAAAAATGCATGAGCCTTCTGGTAAATGAAAGCCATGGACATACCCTGGTGATCCATTCCAGGGATGAAGAAGTCATACGCCAGTTTGCCTTAAAGAAGCCGGTGGGCAGAGTTCTTGTTAATACCCCTGCCACTTTGGGCAGCATGGGAGCTACCACCAACCTGTTTCCGGCCATGACCTTAGGGAGCATTACGGCCGGCGCCGGAATTACGGCAGATAACGTTTCCCCCATGAACTTTATTTACATACGGAACGTGGGATATGGCGTCCGGGGAGCCAGAGAGTTCCTTGGGGCAGCAGAGAAAGCTTCGGGCGGATATGGGAAAGCCCCGGATCCGAAGGGACACTGCGAAGATGCCAAAACGCTCCTGAAACAGATTTTGGAAGTCTTATCCAAAGAGCTGGATGATAAGTGTTGA
- a CDS encoding BMC domain-containing protein, with product MERYEAIGAIETFGLVFVLEAADAMCKAADVELVGYENVASGYISVLVRGDVGACKTAVEAGIKAVKDMGTEVYSSVVIPRPHPHLEKIIRRYALITAPVQE from the coding sequence ATGGAAAGATATGAAGCCATAGGTGCGATAGAAACATTTGGTCTGGTATTTGTTCTCGAAGCGGCTGATGCAATGTGCAAAGCGGCAGATGTGGAACTGGTGGGTTATGAAAATGTAGCTTCCGGTTATATTTCTGTTCTGGTAAGGGGGGACGTAGGAGCCTGCAAGACGGCAGTGGAAGCCGGAATCAAGGCAGTAAAGGATATGGGAACGGAAGTTTACAGCTCCGTTGTCATTCCAAGACCTCATCCCCATCTTGAAAAAATCATCAGACGCTATGCCTTAATCACTGCTCCTGTACAGGAATAG
- a CDS encoding BMC domain-containing protein, whose amino-acid sequence MRYYGDEALGLVETVGLVPALEAADKMLKAADVELISYENVGSTLVTIMVKGDVAAVRSSVDAGAEAAAAIGKMTAKNVMPRPIKEVGDIVSVHDIDA is encoded by the coding sequence GTGAGATATTACGGAGATGAAGCGTTAGGGCTTGTAGAGACAGTCGGACTGGTTCCGGCACTGGAAGCGGCAGACAAAATGCTTAAGGCAGCGGATGTAGAATTGATTTCCTATGAAAACGTAGGTTCCACCCTGGTGACCATCATGGTAAAGGGTGATGTGGCAGCGGTACGTTCCTCTGTGGATGCAGGCGCAGAAGCAGCAGCAGCCATCGGCAAGATGACCGCAAAGAACGTGATGCCCAGACCGATCAAAGAGGTCGGAGACATTGTGTCCGTGCACGATATTGACGCATAG
- a CDS encoding DMT family transporter encodes MSNLGMTSASADGQMAAINKKFRTTGMTTGALSGLTYGIYTVLVLVAGYYEPLVSAAGLLAGPYVCSGLNDLFAGIWLTAYNAKSGRIREMGRSLNTFPGKMIVVGSLLGGPIANGAYLVGLAMAGAYAIPISALCSLFGAIFAWIFLKQKITKRVMMGMLVCVAGAIIINWTKPEGSDNFTLGIIFSFIAAICWALEGVFATYGGAMIDTDVAVNLRQLISGVVDLFVILPIVGGMGLLGGTLFAGIPAIWLAVSGLSAAVSFLCWYKSNSTVGCAVGMSLNVTYAFWGVFFCILFLGQAVTPTIVIGSIVIVFGAILVTMNPLDLFRKGE; translated from the coding sequence ATGAGTAACCTAGGAATGACATCTGCATCTGCGGATGGACAAATGGCGGCAATCAACAAAAAATTCAGGACAACCGGAATGACAACCGGTGCATTATCCGGACTTACCTACGGGATCTATACCGTTCTTGTGCTGGTAGCAGGGTATTATGAACCTCTTGTCAGTGCGGCAGGACTTTTGGCAGGACCATACGTGTGCTCCGGCTTAAATGATCTTTTCGCTGGAATCTGGCTGACTGCTTATAATGCAAAGAGCGGCCGTATCCGTGAGATGGGAAGAAGTCTTAACACATTCCCTGGTAAAATGATCGTCGTCGGATCTCTTCTGGGCGGTCCCATAGCGAATGGCGCATATCTGGTAGGCCTGGCCATGGCCGGTGCCTATGCGATTCCGATTTCCGCATTGTGCAGTTTGTTCGGAGCTATTTTTGCATGGATCTTCTTAAAACAGAAAATTACCAAGAGAGTCATGATGGGAATGCTGGTATGCGTAGCCGGTGCCATCATCATCAACTGGACAAAGCCGGAAGGCAGTGACAACTTTACCCTTGGAATTATTTTCTCCTTTATTGCGGCAATCTGCTGGGCTTTGGAAGGTGTATTTGCCACTTACGGCGGAGCCATGATCGATACGGATGTGGCAGTAAACTTACGCCAGCTGATTTCCGGTGTTGTGGATTTATTCGTAATCCTGCCTATCGTCGGCGGCATGGGTCTTCTGGGCGGAACCCTTTTTGCAGGAATTCCGGCAATCTGGCTTGCAGTATCCGGCTTAAGTGCCGCAGTGTCATTCCTCTGCTGGTATAAGAGCAACTCTACGGTGGGCTGTGCCGTGGGAATGTCCTTAAATGTAACCTATGCGTTCTGGGGAGTTTTCTTCTGTATCCTGTTTTTGGGACAGGCAGTAACCCCTACGATTGTAATCGGCTCTATTGTAATCGTGTTCGGTGCGATTCTGGTAACCATGAATCCGCTGGATTTATTCAGGAAAGGGGAATAA
- the eutM gene encoding ethanolamine utilization microcompartment protein EutM, translated as MKFDALGMIETKGLIGSIEAADAMVKAANVTLVGKEFVGGGLVTVMVRGDVGAVKAATDAGAAAAQRVGELVSVHVIPRPHAEVEIILPKDKKESK; from the coding sequence ATGAAATTTGATGCATTAGGAATGATTGAAACAAAGGGCCTGATCGGTTCTATCGAAGCTGCAGATGCAATGGTAAAGGCAGCAAACGTAACTCTGGTAGGAAAAGAATTTGTAGGCGGCGGTCTTGTTACCGTTATGGTAAGAGGCGACGTAGGTGCTGTAAAGGCAGCTACTGATGCAGGCGCGGCAGCAGCCCAGAGAGTTGGAGAACTGGTTTCCGTTCACGTAATCCCTCGTCCTCACGCAGAGGTTGAAATCATTCTTCCAAAAGACAAGAAGGAGAGTAAATAA
- a CDS encoding DMT family transporter, which produces MTEARKKFKAIGISTGLVSGLMYGLYTTFVLIAGYYKPLAGAVGLFAAPYVTSGLNDLFAGLWLTAYNVKTGRIREIGRSISLFPGKIILIGSLVGGPIASGAYLMGLAMAGAYAIPISAMYILFGALFARIFLKQKIVPRVGIGMVICVVGAIVINWVKPEGSTNFTLGIICAFVAAIGWALEGVFAAYGSAMLDTDVVINIRQLLSGIVDLFVILPIAGGMGLLKGTLFSLPPVMWLAVAGFCAAVSYLCWYKSNSTVGCAMGMSLNITYAFWGVLFCILFLKQPVTPTIIIGSIIIILGAVLVSVDPFELLMKKEEVNNEI; this is translated from the coding sequence ATGACGGAAGCACGTAAAAAATTTAAAGCAATTGGCATATCAACAGGCCTGGTGTCCGGACTGATGTATGGGTTATATACCACATTCGTTTTGATCGCCGGATATTACAAGCCGCTTGCCGGGGCAGTGGGATTGTTTGCTGCTCCCTATGTAACCTCAGGCCTGAATGATTTATTTGCAGGTCTATGGCTGACCGCTTATAACGTAAAGACCGGAAGGATCCGGGAAATCGGAAGAAGCATAAGCCTGTTCCCGGGAAAAATTATCCTGATCGGCTCTCTGGTGGGCGGACCCATAGCAAGCGGTGCTTATCTCATGGGACTTGCCATGGCAGGAGCCTATGCCATACCCATCTCCGCCATGTACATTCTCTTTGGAGCATTGTTTGCAAGGATTTTCTTGAAACAGAAAATCGTTCCCAGAGTCGGCATTGGAATGGTGATCTGTGTGGTGGGAGCCATTGTCATTAACTGGGTAAAGCCGGAAGGCAGCACGAATTTTACCCTTGGGATCATCTGCGCGTTTGTTGCAGCCATCGGGTGGGCTTTGGAAGGCGTGTTTGCGGCTTACGGAAGCGCCATGCTGGATACCGATGTGGTGATCAACATCCGCCAGCTTTTATCCGGTATTGTAGATTTGTTTGTTATTTTGCCGATAGCAGGAGGCATGGGACTTTTAAAAGGCACTCTTTTTTCCCTGCCGCCGGTTATGTGGCTGGCGGTTGCCGGATTTTGCGCCGCAGTATCCTATTTGTGCTGGTATAAATCCAACAGCACGGTGGGCTGTGCCATGGGTATGTCATTGAATATTACCTACGCATTCTGGGGGGTGCTGTTTTGTATTCTGTTTTTGAAACAGCCTGTGACTCCCACCATAATCATTGGTTCCATTATTATCATACTGGGTGCGGTTTTAGTATCCGTAGACCCATTTGAACTGCTCATGAAAAAGGAGGAAGTAAACAATGAAATTTGA
- a CDS encoding MerR family transcriptional regulator, with translation MEEKKLYSIGEVSKICNISTKALRFYDKIGIISPDMICKENSYRYYNKETLLTVPVVKYYKQMGFKLEEMQGLVEGNTYYYLEQNFRNKIDQLRLQEQQIHNSYIAVKDWYELIQEARLVLQNDVHDVAVKYIQPATFCGMDQEFDYNYMESIINIQWTNHLESVGNEITGPVILKFESFEDKMAGRCRRVRIMQQAIHPCRDCLNRQTYGGFMAASVYHIGKHETIDEEYEKVLNWAAKKGYQCGKESFERYVVDYWTTRSPDEFVSEIIIPIYRE, from the coding sequence ATGGAAGAAAAGAAATTATACTCAATCGGGGAAGTGAGTAAGATATGCAATATTTCAACAAAAGCCCTGCGGTTTTATGATAAAATCGGGATCATATCTCCTGATATGATCTGCAAGGAAAACAGTTACCGGTATTATAACAAGGAAACGCTTCTCACAGTTCCGGTGGTGAAATATTACAAACAAATGGGGTTTAAGCTGGAAGAAATGCAGGGCCTGGTGGAAGGCAATACTTATTATTATCTGGAACAGAATTTCCGCAACAAGATCGACCAGCTGCGCCTTCAGGAGCAACAGATTCATAACAGTTATATTGCAGTGAAAGACTGGTATGAGCTGATACAGGAAGCCAGGCTGGTGCTCCAGAATGATGTTCATGATGTTGCGGTAAAATATATACAGCCTGCTACATTTTGTGGCATGGACCAGGAGTTTGATTATAATTATATGGAATCCATCATTAATATCCAATGGACCAACCACTTAGAATCCGTGGGGAATGAGATTACAGGACCGGTAATTTTAAAGTTCGAATCATTTGAAGATAAAATGGCAGGAAGATGCCGCCGTGTCAGGATCATGCAGCAGGCCATCCATCCTTGCAGGGACTGTTTAAACAGGCAGACCTATGGAGGGTTTATGGCAGCATCGGTGTATCATATCGGAAAGCATGAGACCATTGATGAAGAGTATGAGAAAGTACTTAACTGGGCGGCAAAAAAAGGCTATCAATGCGGAAAAGAAAGCTTTGAACGGTATGTGGTGGATTACTGGACCACCCGAAGTCCCGATGAGTTTGTTTCAGAAATCATTATTCCTATATACAGAGAATAA
- the trxA gene encoding thioredoxin: MAVITLTQENFESEVVKSSGIALVDFWATWCGPCKMFAPVIEEIAEGNFPDVKVGKVDVDQQPDLAGQFKVMSIPTLVLFKDGKAAATSVGVKSKKEVLEMIEKLR; encoded by the coding sequence ATGGCAGTAATTACATTGACACAGGAGAATTTTGAATCGGAAGTAGTAAAGAGCAGCGGCATTGCGCTGGTGGATTTCTGGGCGACCTGGTGCGGCCCCTGTAAGATGTTTGCACCTGTAATCGAAGAAATTGCAGAAGGAAATTTTCCGGACGTAAAGGTAGGAAAAGTAGACGTGGACCAGCAGCCGGATCTGGCAGGGCAGTTTAAGGTCATGAGCATTCCGACTCTTGTACTTTTCAAGGATGGAAAGGCAGCAGCTACATCCGTAGGAGTGAAATCCAAAAAAGAAGTTCTGGAAATGATTGAGAAGTTAAGATAA